The genomic interval AAGACAGCTGCTTTAAATGCACCCGGGCCATATAAGACAGCTGCTTTAAATGCACCCGGGCCATATAAGACAGCTGCTTTAAATACACACGGGCCATATAAGAAAGCTGCTTTAAATGCACCCGGGCCATATAAGACAGCTCTACAGTATGTAGCCACAATTGAACACTGTAGAAAAATCACAGAGAACAAGGCTATTTGACTGCTATTTATTTTACCAAAAAACAGTTGACAGTGAAAATCTTGTCTTGGTTTATTTCACAGCTGATTTAAGCTGGTACTTACCTGGTATTAACTAAGAACTGTGTGGAAATCTTTCCTTCCTTCACTCTTTCTTTCCAGGCTCCACACTGTTGTTCCTGTTGTCCTGTGACGCCCTGTTGAGTGATGGACCACCCACCCTGCTgtccacctcccagccctctcctctgtccctcatTGACCTGGACCTAGATGTGGAGGAGCAGCCTGAGATGATGACCGGTAGGTTAAAGAAGCGGGCCCAATATCCGACTGAAAAATCTGGTGGGGCATGGCAACCGGAGCCTCACTGGCATCAGTACCCTAGATGCAATCGCCTGCCGTTGTGCCTTTTGAGCAAGATATTTAATCCCTGAGAAACTGGTCCAGGGAGAGTGTTTGTGTCTTTGGGGTTGGGCTATAAGCAAAATACAAATGTCTGTGGATTGACAATAAAGTAAATAATAAATCAAGACAATAAAGTATAATTTTTTCTCTGTAGTTCCAGGCAGCCCCACCACGGTACCAGGCCTAACCTCCCAGGGACGGGAGACCTCCCAGCAGGACACGTCCCAGGAGGCCTCAGGGTTCTTCACTGAGGACGGTGAAGACAACAAGCCTCTCCAGTCCTCTGTTAATCTCTGGGACGATGTCAGAGACCAAGTCAACATCACTGATCTAGACAGGAACTCCCTCAGAGGTACGTAGACTATGTATATGACAGTGGTATGTCCTTCCTGTCAGACTTCAGAGCTCCCCTGCTACATCTTGTCCATTATTTCgtgccagtgtaacggatgtgaaatggctagctagttagcgggtacgcgctactagcatttcaatcagttacgtcacttgctctgaaacctagaagtagtgttgccccttgctctgcaagggccgcggcttttgtggagcgatgggtaacgacgcttcgtgggtgtcagttgttgatgtgtgcagagggtccctggttcgcgcccgaggtcggggcgaggggacgtactaaagttatactgttacaccaaggacaggagaaagacagggaagACCCTCGATAGCGGGGAATACATGGCAGCAGGTAACGTGTCTCAAACAGCAGCACTAGACACACTGTAGAAGTGATTATGGTTTTGCTGAAATGGGTATAGTTTGGCTCAGAACTGTTTATTTTGGTAGGCTGGGCACAGGCAGAGCACTGCAGAGAAAGTCTGACTCGTTGCATTATGCAGAAGGGGGAATGGGAATAGCTTTCACTGCCCAAACAGGCACTCACAGGCCAATGTggcacacctgggttcaaatgaTATTTGAAATAATTAAAAATACTtgatctgtgcttgattgaactCTAGCTTAAAAGacaaatggaatagtcccaaaagggCAAATCCCCGCCCACCTGGtactccaggcaggctagagcagACACTAAAATATCTGAATGACTTCAgttagtatttgaacccaggcctgTACCGCGGTGGCAAATGGGATTCCACGCTGCAGATATCGGGTGGAGTCGACTTTCAGGCAAAAAGCACCAGCAGCAGTTTTAGTCTCTGTAGCCTCTGTTGTTATATAGCCTAGCTTAGCCTGGTGGTTCAGTCTATGTGCTGtctataggagttggcaagacagcacaaacagatctggtaccAGGCTATGGTTTTGGAACCGAGTCTGTTTGTGTTTTAGCTAGGTCCTCTCTGTCTTTGTTCGTTTCAACGTCATGGCGAACATGAATGACTCGACAGAGATAGAAGAGTtacagtgtctacagtacagtaccagacTCATTGTTATGCCAGTTGTCTTTCAGCATTAGctcagtcctcctctctttcttagTACTGAGCATCTCTCTTTAACCCACTGAACTCAGAGATCACTGAACAGATGACACAAAGGAATCCACGTGGGACATgctgtcactctctgttttctATTCCAGAACGATGGGGtttcatctgtgtctgggaaatcgTTTCTGAATGTACATCATGTTTCAATGGGACTGACTGtaatcttggggggggggcagccAGCCTATTGTAATCCTGGGGGGGGCTGCCATCCAGCCTATTGTAATCCTGGGGGCGGGGCTGCCACCCAGCCTATTGtaatcctggggggggggggctgccaccCAGCCTATTGtaatcctgggggggggggggctgccaccCTGCCTATTGTAATCCTGTGGGGGGGCTGCCACCCTGCCTATTGTAATCCTGGGGGGGGGCTGCCACCCAGCCTATTGTAATCCTGGGGGGGCTGCCACCCATCCTATTGTAATCCTGGGGGGGCTGCCACCCAGCCTATTGTAATCCTGGGGGGGGGCTGCCACCCTGCCTATTGtaatcctgggggggggggggctgccaccCAGCCTATTGTAATCCTGGGGGGGGGCTGCCACCCAGCCTATTGTAATCCTGGGGGGGGGCTGCCACCCAGCCTATTGTAATCCTGTGGGGGGGCTGCCACTCTGCCTATTGTAATCCTGGGGGGGCTGCCACCCAGCCTATTGTAATCCTGGGGGGGGGCTGCCACCCAGCCTATTGTAATCCTGGGGGGGGCTGCCACCCAGCCTATTGTAATCCTGTTGGGGGGCTGCCACTCTGCCTATTGtaatcctggggggggggggggctgccaccCTGCCTATTGtaatcctggggggggggggggggggggctgccaccCAGCCTATTGTAATCCAAGCAAGACTAGTTTCTAGTTTCGTATTGTTATGTGtgcaagtacagtgaaatgcctttgttGCAAGCTTTTTCCCAACAATGCATTAATCAATATCAGtacaaaaaaatattataaagtacagtagaacaaaacacatgagaaatagaaataagaagaacacgagaaATGAAGCTAAAGGATTTGAGGGCTCATAACAAACTTTTTCAGGAGGGATTGTCTGTGATGTGGATAATACATCTGTCCCAGTCACACTGTCACATCACAGAGTTAAAGAGCCTTCCTGAGTTAAACCTAATCTGTTACGGCATTCCAAATAAAATAACAAGTAATTCATTGGTTATTACTGTATGTACTAGTAAATACCTGGTCATCTctgtactgtaaaaaaaaaagtactaCCATTTCTTCTTGATTTTCTCAGGTTACAGTCAAACCCTCTCCcagtcctccacctctcccatgGAGGAACCCAGACAGGGGAACCACACTTCTCCTTTCATGACTGCGATGGAGAACCTGGAGCGGGAGttatgggagatggagagagagtccaGCGGCCTCCCCGTAGAGCCTGGCTATGCCCAGAACCAGggcctgtctaccaccaccatcccTGCTGCTGACCCGGTGGTTCCGGTAGACTTCACCACCTTAGACCCACAATATGTCCCTGTACACGGGGGCCAGGAATCACCTCCGGGGGACACAGTGGAGGTAGAGGTagcagagaaggaagaggagatgGATAGGGAGATGAAAAGGGAGAGTACCACCACTGAGCCTGACGTCTCCATCGCCTCCTCCAGACCCACCCTCCCAGAGGTGGGTGTCTTCCCCAGCTTTGGGCCCTTACAGCCAGACAACATTCATACAGAAGAccgggaggaggtggtggaggaaggtgacgaagaggatgaagaggaagaggagacagtgGTCCTTGGAGGACCTGGGagtgacagggggagaggaggggccaTCTCTCCCCTGACCACGGTCCCCTCTGCGTCTTTGGCCCCCACAGTCGGCTTCACAGAGGACTCCTGGGATCGTcaggaggacgggagggagggccgggaggaggaggagagggggcaggaggagcaggaggtCAAAAATGGAGGAACAGAGCTGTTAACAGAGACAGATATCCTCCATGGTGCACACTTCTCACAGGAGATACAGCAGGTACATGTTCAGGTACAGATATAGGTACAGGTATAGGTTCAGGTACAGGTATAGGTTCAGGTACAGGTTCAGGTTCAGGTACAGGTATAGGTTCAGGTACAGGTTCAGGTTCAGGTACAAGTTCAGGTACAGGTACAAGTTTGGGTACAAGTTCGGGTACAGGTACGAGTACAGGTTCAGGTACAGGTTCAAGTTCAGGTATGGGTACAGGTACGGGTTTGGGTACAGGTTCAAGTTCAGGTACGAGTACGGGTACGGGTTTGGGTACGGGTACAGGTTCAGGTACGGGTTCGGTAGTATCTGTACCTCTGTACCTCTCAAGTATCTCTCATGTAGTTCAGTAAACTATAAACTATATGATGAGTaacctgagacctgaagactttgTTAGCTCCCTGAGGTAATGCCCAAGCTTTAGTTCAGAGGGTTACCACTTAGGAGACTCTAATTGAACGCACTCTGTCACACTATTGAACTGTATATTTTTAGGGTTGTGATTGGTTTAACAACCTCGTACTTGCTCATATTAATTCCTCTCTTCGTGTAACCACCAGGTGATCTGTGTGGACTGGAGCGATCTGGCTGGGAATGGCTACATCATTCTCAACATGTCAGACAGCGTTGACTGTGTGAGTACCACAACGTTGAGGAACATAACGTGactaactaaactcagcaaaaaaagaaaagtcctctcactgtcaactgcgtttattttcagaaaacttaacatgtgtaaatatttgtatgaacatatcaAGATTCAACTACTGaggcataaactgaacaagttccacagacgtgtgactaacagaaattgaataatgtgtccctgaacaaagggggggtcaaaatcaaaagtaacagtcagtatctggtgtagccaccagctgcattaagtactgcagtgcatctcctcctcatggacagcaccagatttgccatttcttgctgtgagatgttacaccactctttcaccaaggcacaggcaagttcccggacatttctggggggaatgacaggtgacaggtccagacatgctcaatgggattgggatccgggctcttcgctggccatggcagaacactgacattcctgtcttgcaggaaatcacgcacagaacgagcagtatggctggtggcattgtcatgctggagggtcatgtcaggatgagcttgcaggaagggtaccacatgagggaggaggatgtcttccctgtaatgcacagcgttgagattgtctgcaatgacaacaagctcagtccgatgatgctgtgaagttatttggatttttacgaattatctttgaaagacagggtcctgaaaaagggacgtttctttcttGCTGCGTTTACATCATACCGATTTTATTGGACCATAGTAATGCAGCACTATATTGCTGCTGTTTCTTAGACAATTCCCTACAATAATTTCATGCCTACTAGTTGAATCTAT from Salvelinus fontinalis isolate EN_2023a chromosome 18, ASM2944872v1, whole genome shotgun sequence carries:
- the LOC129815752 gene encoding podocalyxin-like protein 2; the protein is MAGLHRTLIFGSTLLFLLSCDALLSDGPPTLLSTSQPSPLSLIDLDLDVEEQPEMMTVPGSPTTVPGLTSQGRETSQQDTSQEASGFFTEDGEDNKPLQSSVNLWDDVRDQVNITDLDRNSLRGYSQTLSQSSTSPMEEPRQGNHTSPFMTAMENLERELWEMERESSGLPVEPGYAQNQGLSTTTIPAADPVVPVDFTTLDPQYVPVHGGQESPPGDTVEVEVAEKEEEMDREMKRESTTTEPDVSIASSRPTLPEVGVFPSFGPLQPDNIHTEDREEVVEEGDEEDEEEEETVVLGGPGSDRGRGGAISPLTTVPSASLAPTVGFTEDSWDRQEDGREGREEEERGQEEQEVKNGGTELLTETDILHGAHFSQEIQQVICVDWSDLAGNGYIILNMSDSVDCDEFRVESGDRLLELLETAFSRKMDSPQGSWLISLSKPTMQDHQLLITLASEHGVIATKDVLSMLGEIRKGLHEIGIQSYSSASTCHSRPSQTRSDYGKLFVVLVIIGSVCVVIIASGLIYICWQRRLPTLKTRTRGEELHFVENGCHDNPTLDGGQPEMQEKKHHPYHHANGLTAGTGSGGMAGGEGGSSGWQVLVNKPGGKEEDNMEEDTHL